A stretch of DNA from Spirosoma endbachense:
ACCGCCGAGCGGGGCGGAAGGCGAAAGCGATTTTTTGCCTTAACTGCCTTGGGCAGCAAAGCCCTGCTGGAGATCCAGGCTATGCGTCAGCAGTTATGGCAGGCTATCCCAGATGGTAAACTTCAATTGATTGGTCAATAATCCAACTCCTGTCGTTACTGATGTCTACAAACAAGGAACGGATTGAGCCTTCGAATCCCCAACCGCCCCACTGGGCCGACCACCTACTGGACTGGTTTGTTGCCCCTCACCGGCGGGAAGACCTGCAGGGCGACTTGCAGGAGATCTTCCTGAAGCGTGTCACTCAGGTAGGTCTCACACAAGCCCGACGGGAGTATGGTTGGGCAGTGTTACACTACCTGACTCCCTTTTTTTATAAACGACAACCCAACGAGTACCCAACCCCCTCCACGACGGATATGCTACAGAATTATCTCAAAATCGCTTTTCGAAACCTGACTAAGAACCAGGTGTATTCGGCCATCAACATTGGGGGGCTGGCGGTGGGCATGGCCGTTGCCATGCTCATTGGCCTTTGGGTATACGATGAGTTCAGTTTCAACCAATACCATCCTAGCTACGACCGTATTGCTCAGGTTATGCAGCATGCTACCTCCAATGGTAAGGTCGAATCGCAGGTGGCTAACCCCGCCGTCATGGGCCCCGAACTCCGGGCAAAGTATGGGAGCAATTTTAAATACGTGGTGCAGGCGTCCTGGCCAGGTTCGTATGTGTTGTCGATTGGTGATAATCATGTATCGAAAGAAGGGATCTATTTTGAACCCGATGGCCCGGCCATGCTTGGTCTGCGAATGCGGCAGGGAACCTATGCGGGCCTCAAGGACCCCTACTCGATTATGCTTTCGGAGTCAGTGGCAAAATCGCTCTTTGGCGACCAAAACCCGATGGGCAAAACATTGAAAGTCAGTAGGAAATACGATGTAAAAGTGACAGGTGTCTATGAAGACCTGCCCTACAACACCTCGTTTCGGAAGGTAACCGTCATTATGCCCTGGGCGTTGTGGCTGATCGACAACCCCTGGGTCAAAACGATGAAAAAACCCTGGGGAAGCAACTTTAGCCAGACGTACGCCCAGGTGGCCGATCAAGTAGCCATGGAAGACGCGTCAACGCGAATCAAAAACGTAAAACTTGATAATCTAAGTAAGGAAGAGGCCAGGTATAAATGGGTGGCTTTTCTGCACCCCATGAGTAAATGGGAACTGTATGGTGAATTCAAAAATGGCATGAACATCGGCGGTCAAATTAAATACGTCTGGATGTTTGGCATCATTGGCATATTTGTCCTGATGCTGGCCTGTATCAATTTCATGAACCTGGCAACAGCCCGTAGTGAGAAACGAGCCAAAGAAGTGGGCATCCGCAAGGCCATTGGCTCGGTGCGGTCGCAGTTGGTGAATCAATTCTTTGCCGAGTCATATCTGGTTGTATTCCTGGCCTTCCTGGTAGCTGTGTTGCTGGTGTTGCTGCTGTTGCCGCCCTTCAACGAAGTAGCCGATAAAAAAATCGAGTTTCTTTGGACTAAGCCCCTATTCTGGTTCATCTGCCTGGCTTTCATAGGGGTCACCGGATTAGTGGCGGGTAGCTATCCAGCTTTTTACCTGTCGTCGTTTCAACCCCTGAGCGTGCTGAAGGGCACGTTTCGGGTGGGAAAGTGGGCTGCTGTTCCTCGCCAGGCCTTAGTGGTCGTGCAATTTACCGTCTCCATTATCCTCATTATTGGCACGATCATCGTCTACCAACAAATCCAGCACGCCAAAAACCGACCTATTGGCTACAATCGCAACGGGCTGGTCAACCTGGGCGTTGAGAAAGAAATA
This window harbors:
- a CDS encoding ABC transporter permease, translating into MSTNKERIEPSNPQPPHWADHLLDWFVAPHRREDLQGDLQEIFLKRVTQVGLTQARREYGWAVLHYLTPFFYKRQPNEYPTPSTTDMLQNYLKIAFRNLTKNQVYSAINIGGLAVGMAVAMLIGLWVYDEFSFNQYHPSYDRIAQVMQHATSNGKVESQVANPAVMGPELRAKYGSNFKYVVQASWPGSYVLSIGDNHVSKEGIYFEPDGPAMLGLRMRQGTYAGLKDPYSIMLSESVAKSLFGDQNPMGKTLKVSRKYDVKVTGVYEDLPYNTSFRKVTVIMPWALWLIDNPWVKTMKKPWGSNFSQTYAQVADQVAMEDASTRIKNVKLDNLSKEEARYKWVAFLHPMSKWELYGEFKNGMNIGGQIKYVWMFGIIGIFVLMLACINFMNLATARSEKRAKEVGIRKAIGSVRSQLVNQFFAESYLVVFLAFLVAVLLVLLLLPPFNEVADKKIEFLWTKPLFWFICLAFIGVTGLVAGSYPAFYLSSFQPLSVLKGTFRVGKWAAVPRQALVVVQFTVSIILIIGTIIVYQQIQHAKNRPIGYNRNGLVNLGVEKEIKDHFEAFRAELKAAGAIEEMAASSSPLTGVWNTNGGFDWAGKDPDQAVDFPNSNVTYEWGKTVGWKVKEGRDFSREFATDSSAFIINEAMKQFLPFKDPVGKILKWENKPYTIIGVVSDIMAESPFYPVRPSLYHIDSDTPWNMTIRLKAAKSPSQSMALLEQIWRKYVPNVPFQYEFVDQQYGSKFKAEERIGTLSAYFAVLAIFISCLGIFGMASFIAEQRTKEIGIRKVLGASVMNLWQLLTKDFALLVLVACLIASPIAYYYLTDWLKGYDYRVAISWWVFVIAAVGALGITLLTVSYQSIKAALMNPVRSLRSE